The following proteins are encoded in a genomic region of Mycobacterium kiyosense:
- a CDS encoding GntR family transcriptional regulator, which yields MDLRDLLKVDVKAGKPLFDQLRTGVIDGVRAGSLPPGTRLPTVRELAGQLGVAANTVARAYRELESAAIVETRGRFGTFISRFDPTDAAMAAAAKEYVEVAHALGLTKNDAMRYLTNVPDD from the coding sequence GTGGACCTGCGCGACTTGCTGAAGGTGGATGTAAAGGCAGGCAAGCCCCTGTTCGACCAGCTCAGAACCGGGGTCATCGACGGCGTGCGGGCCGGTTCACTGCCGCCGGGCACCCGGCTGCCGACGGTCCGCGAGCTGGCCGGCCAGCTCGGCGTGGCGGCCAACACCGTAGCCCGCGCCTACCGCGAACTCGAGTCCGCCGCGATCGTCGAAACCCGCGGACGCTTCGGCACTTTCATCTCCCGATTCGACCCGACCGACGCGGCGATGGCCGCCGCCGCCAAGGAATACGTGGAAGTGGCCCACGCGCTGGGGCTGACCAAGAACGATGCGATGCGTTACCTCACGAACGTTCCGGACGACTGA
- the mutT2 gene encoding putative 8-oxo-dGTP diphosphatase 2, with translation MPNQVVVAGAIIRSGTVLVAQRNRPPELAGRWELPGGKVADGETEQGALVRELAEELGVAVAVGDRLGQDVALGETTVLRAYRVTLLDGEPHPRDHQALRWVAAADLDGVDWVPADRGWVPDLVAAL, from the coding sequence ATGCCGAACCAGGTCGTCGTCGCCGGCGCCATCATCCGCAGCGGCACCGTTCTGGTAGCGCAGCGAAACCGGCCACCCGAGCTGGCCGGCCGGTGGGAACTGCCCGGCGGGAAGGTCGCCGACGGCGAGACCGAGCAAGGCGCGCTGGTCCGTGAGCTGGCCGAGGAACTCGGCGTCGCGGTCGCGGTGGGTGACCGGCTGGGCCAGGACGTGGCCCTGGGCGAGACGACGGTCTTGCGGGCCTACCGGGTCACCCTGCTCGACGGTGAGCCGCACCCCCGCGATCACCAGGCGCTGCGCTGGGTGGCGGCCGCGGACCTGGACGGTGTCGACTGGGTGCCCGCCGACCGTGGCTGGGTTCCGGACCTGGTGGCCGCGCTGTAG
- the pimE gene encoding polyprenol-phosphate-mannose-dependent alpha-(1-2)-phosphatidylinositol pentamannoside mannosyltransferase: MILSVTARFAWTYLAPHGANFVDLHVYIGGGAALDHPGTLYSYVYADQTPDFPLPFTYPPFAAVVLYPLHLLPFALVAVLWHAAIVAALYGVVRLCQRLLGPAGDRRVAMLWTALAIWIEPLRSNFDYGQINVFLVLAVLWAIHSTRWWLSGLLVGLAAGVKLTPAVAGLYLLGARRWAAALFSGAVFLLTVGISLLVVGDQARYYFTDLLGDAHRIGPVATSFNQSWRGAISRILGYDAGYGPPVLIAIGATTVVALLAWRALRPADQLGRLLVVELFGLLLSPISWTHHWVWLVPLMIWLLHGPLRDHLGAKILGWGWLVLTLVGVPWLLSFAQPTIWVISRPWYLAWAGLVYVAAAVATLGWIAWHPRRERDQAAAAAD; the protein is encoded by the coding sequence TTGATCCTCAGCGTCACAGCCCGATTCGCTTGGACCTACCTCGCCCCGCACGGCGCGAACTTCGTCGACCTGCACGTATACATCGGCGGCGGGGCAGCCCTGGATCATCCCGGCACCCTGTACAGCTACGTCTACGCCGACCAGACTCCGGATTTCCCGCTGCCGTTCACCTACCCACCGTTTGCTGCGGTGGTGTTGTACCCGCTGCATCTGCTGCCGTTCGCACTGGTGGCGGTTCTCTGGCACGCCGCGATCGTCGCGGCGCTGTACGGCGTGGTGCGCCTCTGCCAGCGACTGCTCGGGCCAGCAGGCGACCGGCGTGTCGCAATGCTGTGGACCGCGCTCGCCATCTGGATCGAACCGCTGCGCAGCAACTTCGACTACGGCCAGATCAACGTGTTCCTGGTGCTGGCCGTGCTGTGGGCGATCCATTCCACCCGGTGGTGGCTGTCGGGCCTGCTGGTGGGCCTGGCCGCGGGGGTCAAGCTCACGCCGGCGGTAGCCGGCCTTTATCTGCTCGGCGCCCGGCGCTGGGCGGCAGCGCTGTTCTCCGGTGCGGTGTTCCTGCTCACGGTGGGAATCTCCCTGCTGGTGGTCGGTGACCAGGCCCGCTATTACTTCACCGACCTGCTCGGCGACGCACATCGGATCGGACCCGTCGCCACCTCGTTCAACCAGTCCTGGCGTGGCGCCATCTCCCGCATCCTCGGCTATGACGCGGGCTACGGGCCACCGGTGCTGATCGCTATCGGCGCTACCACCGTCGTCGCACTGCTGGCCTGGCGGGCGCTCCGGCCCGCCGATCAGCTCGGGCGGCTGCTGGTGGTGGAGCTGTTCGGCCTGTTGCTCTCGCCGATCTCCTGGACGCACCACTGGGTGTGGTTGGTGCCGCTGATGATCTGGCTGCTGCACGGGCCGCTGCGCGACCACCTCGGCGCGAAAATCCTGGGCTGGGGCTGGCTGGTGCTGACACTGGTCGGGGTGCCCTGGTTGCTCAGCTTCGCGCAACCGACCATCTGGGTGATCAGCAGACCCTGGTACCTGGCGTGGGCCGGGCTGGTCTACGTGGCGGCCGCGGTCGCGACGTTGGGGTGGATCGCCTGGCATCCCCGCCGCGAGCGTGACCAGGCGGCGGCCGCAGCGGACTGA
- a CDS encoding DUF1059 domain-containing protein, translated as MKTHITCPCGEAIQGKDEDELVELTQAHLASAHPGLDYDRDAILFMAY; from the coding sequence ATGAAGACGCACATCACCTGTCCGTGCGGCGAGGCCATTCAGGGCAAGGACGAGGACGAGTTGGTCGAGCTGACTCAGGCCCACCTGGCCAGTGCGCATCCCGGTCTGGACTACGACCGGGACGCGATCTTGTTCATGGCCTACTAG
- a CDS encoding hypothetical protein (frameshifted, deletion at around 5017270): MGRHVFDDKLLAVISCNSIGVLATIKRDGRPQLSNVQYHFDPRQLSLQVSVTEPRAKTRNLRRDPRASLLVDADDGWSYAVAEGVAELTHPPPLPTTTRWRH, translated from the coding sequence ATGGGACGCCACGTCTTCGACGACAAGCTGTTGGCCGTGATCAGTTGCAACTCGATCGGGGTGCTGGCCACCATCAAGCGCGACGGACGCCCGCAGCTGTCGAACGTGCAGTACCACTTCGACCCGCGGCAGCTGTCGCTGCAGGTTTCGGTCACCGAGCCGCGTGCCAAGACCCGCAACCTGCGCCGCGATCCGCGGGCTTCGCTGCTCGTCGACGCCGACGACGGGTGGTCCTACGCCGTCGCCGAAGGCGTCGCGGAGCTCACCCACCCGCCGCCGCTCCCGACGACGACACGGTGGAGGCACTGA
- a CDS encoding hypothetical protein (frameshifted, insertion at around 5017592, deletion at around 5017556), translating into MTEYAAFLRGVNVGGVNLKMAEVAEALTDAGFTNVRTLLASGNVLLESSAKVASVRRKAEAALRDRFGYDAWVLAYDIDTVRAIDEAFPFERERDGYHSYVTFVTDADILGELAELKPGANEKIEVGDGVIYWQVPKGSTLDSTIGATMAKKRYKSSTTSRNLRTLGKVLQ; encoded by the coding sequence ATGACCGAGTACGCGGCATTTCTGCGCGGCGTCAACGTCGGCGGCGTCAACCTGAAGATGGCCGAGGTTGCCGAGGCACTGACCGACGCCGGGTTCACCAACGTGCGAACCCTGCTGGCCTCCGGAAACGTGCTGCTGGAGTCTTCGGCCAAGGTCGCCTCGGTGCGCAGGAAGGCAGAGGCGGCACTGCGCGACCGCTTCGGGTACGACGCCTGGGTGCTCGCCTACGACATCGACACGGTCCGCGCCATCGACGAAGCGTTTCCGTTCGAGCGCGAACGAGACGGCTACCACTCCTACGTCACCTTCGTCACCGACGCCGACATCCTCGGTGAACTGGCGGAACTGAAACCGGGCGCGAACGAGAAAATCGAGGTCGGCGACGGCGTCATCTATTGGCAGGTGCCGAAGGGCAGCACCCTGGACAGCACCATCGGCGCGACGATGGCCAAGAAGCGCTATAAGTCGTCGACCACGTCACGCAACCTGCGCACGCTGGGCAAGGTACTCCAGTGA
- a CDS encoding putative pterin-4-alpha-carbinolamine dehydratase, which translates to MAVLSDEQVDAALPELDGWERVDGTLRRSVKFPAFLDGIDAVRRVGEHAESKDHHPDIDIRWRTVTFVLVTHSEGGITQNDLDMARDINGIVGT; encoded by the coding sequence ATGGCTGTGTTATCGGATGAGCAAGTAGACGCCGCCCTACCCGAACTGGACGGCTGGGAGCGCGTCGACGGAACCCTGCGCCGGTCGGTCAAGTTCCCGGCGTTTCTGGACGGCATCGACGCCGTGCGTCGGGTGGGCGAGCACGCGGAGTCCAAGGATCATCACCCGGATATCGATATCCGTTGGCGCACAGTAACTTTCGTGTTGGTCACACACTCCGAGGGCGGCATCACCCAAAACGACCTCGACATGGCGCGCGACATCAACGGCATCGTCGGAACCTGA
- a CDS encoding hypothetical protein (frameshifted, deletion at around 5017270) produces the protein MEALIALYRNIAGEHPDWDEYREAMVTDRRVLLTLPISHVYGMPPGKR, from the coding sequence GTGGAGGCACTGATCGCCTTGTACCGCAACATCGCCGGCGAGCACCCGGACTGGGACGAGTACCGCGAGGCGATGGTCACCGACCGCCGGGTGCTGCTGACACTGCCGATCTCGCACGTGTACGGGATGCCGCCGGGTAAGCGCTGA
- a CDS encoding transporter: protein MDALDVRRLLRRMFRRPEPVHKPVEQLFWYRSSKFVMRRWLPLGGAVVALLLLLGLPFFSVKWGFPDDRVLPASASAHQVGDQLRTNFARDSATAVPVVIPDAHGLSRDDLSRYAAALSQVPDVAAVSAPTGTFAGGKPQGPPGGATGMAGGSAFLTVSSTAPLFSQASDTQLKRLHQVAGPGGRTVEMAGVAQVNRDSVDAVTDRLPLVLGMMAAVTFVLLFLLTGSVVLPLKALVLNVLSLTAAFGALVWIFQDGHLGALGTTPSGTLVANMPVLLFCIAFGLSMDYEVFLVSRIREYWLGSGAARPAQPSPAEAHAANDESVALGVARTGRVITAAALVMSMSFAALIAAHVSFMRMFGLGLTLAVAADATLVRMVLVPAFMHVMGRWNWWAPKPLVWLHERFGISEGGALNRPAAPGPAATAKPGPAASPAPNNGNEVHVEVTRNG, encoded by the coding sequence GTGGACGCCCTGGATGTGCGACGGCTGCTGCGCCGGATGTTCCGGCGACCCGAGCCGGTGCACAAGCCCGTCGAGCAGTTGTTCTGGTACCGGTCCAGCAAGTTCGTGATGCGCCGCTGGTTGCCACTCGGCGGCGCGGTGGTCGCGCTGCTACTGCTGCTCGGGCTGCCGTTCTTCTCGGTCAAGTGGGGTTTTCCCGACGACCGCGTACTACCCGCCTCGGCGTCCGCACACCAGGTGGGCGACCAGCTGCGCACCAACTTCGCGCGCGACTCGGCCACCGCGGTGCCGGTGGTCATTCCCGACGCGCACGGCCTGAGCCGGGACGATCTGAGCCGGTACGCCGCCGCGTTGTCGCAGGTGCCCGACGTGGCCGCGGTGTCGGCGCCCACCGGCACGTTCGCCGGCGGCAAGCCGCAGGGACCGCCGGGCGGAGCGACCGGGATGGCCGGCGGCAGCGCATTCCTGACCGTCAGCAGTACCGCGCCGCTGTTCTCGCAGGCCTCCGACACCCAGCTCAAACGGCTGCACCAGGTGGCCGGGCCGGGCGGCCGAACCGTCGAGATGGCCGGTGTCGCGCAGGTCAACCGCGACAGCGTGGACGCCGTCACCGATCGGCTGCCGCTGGTGCTGGGCATGATGGCTGCCGTCACGTTCGTGCTGCTGTTCCTGCTCACCGGGAGTGTGGTGCTGCCGCTCAAAGCGCTGGTGTTGAACGTGCTGTCGCTGACCGCGGCGTTCGGGGCGCTGGTGTGGATCTTCCAGGACGGCCACCTCGGCGCGCTCGGGACCACCCCGAGCGGGACGCTGGTCGCCAACATGCCGGTGCTGCTGTTCTGCATCGCGTTCGGGCTGTCGATGGACTACGAGGTGTTCCTGGTCTCGCGGATCCGCGAGTACTGGTTGGGGTCGGGCGCGGCCCGTCCGGCGCAGCCGAGCCCGGCCGAGGCCCACGCCGCCAACGACGAGAGTGTCGCGCTGGGAGTTGCGCGCACCGGTCGGGTGATCACCGCGGCCGCATTGGTCATGTCGATGTCGTTCGCCGCGTTGATCGCCGCCCACGTGTCGTTCATGCGGATGTTCGGGTTGGGGCTGACACTGGCGGTTGCGGCCGACGCCACGCTGGTGCGGATGGTGTTGGTGCCGGCCTTCATGCACGTGATGGGCCGCTGGAACTGGTGGGCGCCCAAACCGCTGGTGTGGTTGCACGAGCGGTTCGGGATCAGCGAGGGCGGTGCGCTAAACCGGCCCGCAGCGCCCGGTCCGGCGGCGACCGCCAAGCCGGGCCCGGCCGCGAGTCCGGCCCCGAATAACGGAAACGAGGTTCACGTCGAAGTGACGCGCAATGGTTGA
- a CDS encoding putative GTP-binding translation elongation factor — protein MPFRNVAIVAHVDHGKTTLVDAMLRQSGALTHRGDDAVERLMDSGDLEKEKGITILAKNTAVHRKHPDGTTTVINVIDTPGHADFGGEVERGLSMVDGVLLLVDASEGPLPQTRFVLRKALAAHLPVILVVNKTDRPDARISEVVSESHDLLLDVASDLDEEAQKAAEAALDLPTLYASGRAGIASTKEPANGENPEGDNLDPLFDVLLEHIPPPQGDPEAPLQALVTNLDASAFLGRLALIRIYKGRIRKGQQVAWMREVDGHPVITTVKITELLVTEGIERTSTDSASAGDIVAVAGIPEIMIGDTLADLDHAHALPRITVDEPAISVTVGTNTSPLAGKVKGHKLTARMVKSRLDAELVGNVSIKVVDIDRPDAWEVQGRGELALAVLVEQMRREGFELTVGKPQVVTQTIDGKLHEPFEAMTIDCPEEFVGAITQLMAGRKGRMEEMTNHAAGWVRMDFIVPSRGLIGFRTDFLTLTRGTGIANAVFDGYRPWAGEIRARHTGSLVSDRAGVITPFALLQLADRGQFFVEPGQDTYEGMVVGINPRPEDLDINVTREKKLTNMRSSTADVMETLAKPLELDLERAMEFCAPDECVEVTPEIVRVRKVELDATSRARSRSRAKARG, from the coding sequence GTGCCATTCCGTAACGTCGCCATCGTCGCCCACGTCGACCACGGCAAAACCACCCTGGTCGACGCCATGCTGCGACAGTCCGGCGCCCTGACACATCGTGGCGACGACGCGGTCGAGCGCCTGATGGACTCCGGTGACCTGGAGAAAGAAAAGGGCATCACGATCCTGGCCAAGAACACGGCCGTGCACCGCAAGCACCCGGACGGAACGACGACCGTCATCAACGTCATCGACACCCCGGGCCACGCCGACTTCGGTGGTGAGGTGGAGCGCGGACTGTCGATGGTCGACGGGGTGCTGCTGCTGGTCGACGCCTCCGAGGGCCCGCTGCCGCAGACTCGCTTCGTGCTGCGCAAGGCGCTGGCCGCCCACCTCCCGGTCATCCTGGTCGTCAACAAGACGGACCGGCCGGACGCCCGCATCTCCGAGGTCGTCTCGGAGAGTCACGACCTGCTGCTCGACGTCGCATCCGACCTCGACGAGGAAGCGCAGAAGGCCGCCGAGGCCGCCCTGGACCTGCCGACGCTGTATGCCTCCGGCCGAGCAGGCATCGCCAGCACCAAAGAACCGGCCAACGGCGAAAACCCCGAGGGAGACAACCTCGATCCGTTGTTCGACGTGCTGCTCGAGCACATTCCGCCGCCGCAGGGCGATCCCGAGGCGCCGCTGCAGGCGCTGGTGACCAACCTCGACGCCTCGGCCTTCCTGGGACGACTTGCGCTGATCCGCATCTATAAGGGCCGGATCCGAAAGGGCCAGCAGGTCGCCTGGATGCGGGAGGTGGACGGGCATCCCGTCATCACGACCGTGAAGATCACCGAACTGCTGGTGACCGAGGGCATCGAAAGAACAAGCACCGACTCCGCATCGGCCGGGGACATCGTCGCCGTGGCGGGCATTCCGGAGATCATGATCGGCGACACCCTCGCCGACCTCGATCACGCGCACGCACTGCCCCGCATCACCGTCGACGAACCCGCGATATCGGTGACCGTCGGAACCAACACCTCGCCGCTGGCCGGCAAGGTCAAGGGCCACAAGCTGACGGCCCGGATGGTGAAGTCGCGTCTGGACGCCGAACTCGTCGGCAACGTCTCCATCAAGGTGGTCGATATCGATCGGCCCGACGCCTGGGAGGTGCAGGGCCGCGGGGAGCTGGCGCTGGCGGTGCTCGTCGAGCAGATGCGCCGGGAGGGTTTCGAGCTCACGGTCGGCAAGCCGCAGGTGGTCACCCAGACCATCGACGGCAAGCTGCACGAGCCGTTCGAGGCGATGACCATCGACTGTCCCGAGGAGTTCGTCGGCGCCATCACCCAGCTGATGGCCGGCCGCAAGGGCCGCATGGAGGAGATGACCAACCATGCCGCCGGCTGGGTGCGGATGGACTTCATCGTGCCCAGCCGCGGCCTGATCGGGTTTCGCACCGACTTTCTCACCCTCACCCGCGGCACCGGGATCGCCAACGCGGTGTTCGACGGTTACCGGCCGTGGGCCGGTGAGATCCGGGCCCGGCACACCGGTTCGCTGGTGTCCGACCGGGCCGGGGTGATCACCCCGTTCGCGCTGCTGCAACTGGCCGACCGCGGCCAGTTCTTCGTCGAACCCGGACAGGACACCTACGAAGGAATGGTCGTCGGCATCAACCCGCGCCCGGAGGACCTCGACATCAACGTCACCCGCGAGAAGAAGCTCACCAACATGCGCTCCTCGACCGCCGATGTGATGGAGACGCTGGCCAAGCCGCTGGAGCTGGACCTGGAACGGGCCATGGAGTTCTGCGCGCCCGACGAGTGTGTGGAGGTGACACCGGAGATCGTGCGGGTCCGCAAGGTCGAGCTGGACGCCACCTCGCGGGCTCGGAGCCGCTCGCGCGCCAAGGCCCGGGGTTAG
- a CDS encoding hypothetical protein (frameshifted, deletion at around 5018983): MWFGEALPQGPWRQAVEATENADLMVVVGTSSIVYPAAGLPELALARGTAVIEVNPEPTPLSPHATLCVRESASVALPGLLERLPALLN; this comes from the coding sequence GTGTGGTTCGGCGAAGCCCTGCCGCAGGGTCCGTGGCGCCAAGCCGTCGAGGCGACGGAGAACGCCGACCTGATGGTGGTGGTGGGCACCTCGTCGATCGTCTACCCGGCGGCCGGCCTGCCCGAGCTGGCGCTGGCGCGCGGCACCGCCGTGATCGAGGTCAATCCCGAGCCCACGCCGTTGTCCCCGCACGCCACGCTGTGCGTGCGCGAGTCGGCCAGCGTGGCGCTGCCCGGGCTGCTGGAGCGACTGCCGGCCCTGTTGAATTAG
- a CDS encoding hypothetical protein (frameshifted, insertion at around 5015445,5015607, deletion at around 5015608,5015497,5015635) encodes MAGPAAIPTPGPAAGQTAYVFTAVGTPGPAEVQKLPLNVTWINLTTGKSGSATLKPRTDINGEGPTTLTAIVDTGSGSIMSTIFGQVTTKDRQCQFMPTIGSTVVP; translated from the coding sequence GTGGCGGGACCGGCGGCCATCCCGACGCCGGGCCCGGCTGCCGGCCAGACCGCTTACGTCTTCACTGCGGTCGGTACCCCGGGACCCGCCGAGGTGCAGAAGCTGCCGCTGAACGTCACCTGGATCAACCTGACCACCGGCAAATCAGGCAGCGCCACCCTGAAGCCGCGCACCGACATCAACGGCGAAGGCCCGACGACGCTCACCGCGATCGTCGACACCGGTTCCGGCAGCATCATGTCGACGATTTTCGGTCAGGTCACCACCAAAGACCGGCAGTGCCAGTTCATGCCGACCATCGGTTCGACGGTGGTGCCGTAG
- a CDS encoding TetR family transcriptional regulator, which yields MVDMAVPALRRQRAPRGSGERLRNEILDAATELLLETGRARAVSIRSVAERVGITSPSIYLHFKDKDALLDAVCVRHLDQLDEEMVRAADGQPDSMAALRAQGLAYVRYALQAPELYRLATVSAERTGGVVADAMQRAVFRHVRATVQKLIDEGVFRADSPGAVALALMTAAHGVATVLIAKPQAAVRWIDAFTDRMFGAVLCGHLVAGMVGPEATSQQMLEWVRQHRGSAEA from the coding sequence ATGGTTGACATGGCGGTGCCGGCGTTGCGCCGGCAGCGCGCTCCCCGCGGGTCGGGGGAGCGGCTGCGCAACGAAATCCTCGATGCGGCAACCGAATTGCTGCTCGAGACCGGCCGGGCCAGGGCGGTGTCGATCCGGTCGGTGGCCGAGCGGGTGGGTATCACGTCGCCGTCGATATACCTGCATTTCAAGGACAAGGACGCGCTGCTGGACGCGGTGTGCGTGCGTCATCTGGACCAGCTCGACGAGGAGATGGTACGAGCCGCCGACGGGCAGCCCGACAGTATGGCGGCGCTGCGTGCCCAAGGGCTGGCCTACGTGCGCTACGCGCTGCAGGCACCCGAGCTGTACCGGCTGGCCACCGTCAGCGCGGAACGGACGGGCGGCGTCGTCGCAGACGCCATGCAACGCGCGGTGTTCCGGCACGTGCGGGCAACGGTGCAGAAGCTGATCGACGAGGGCGTCTTCCGAGCGGACAGCCCGGGCGCGGTCGCCCTGGCGCTGATGACGGCCGCGCACGGGGTTGCGACCGTGCTGATCGCCAAACCGCAGGCTGCCGTTCGGTGGATCGACGCCTTCACCGACCGGATGTTCGGCGCGGTGCTGTGCGGTCATCTGGTGGCCGGAATGGTCGGTCCGGAGGCGACGTCTCAGCAGATGTTGGAGTGGGTCAGGCAGCATCGGGGGTCGGCAGAAGCATGA
- a CDS encoding hypothetical protein (frameshifted, insertion at around 5018691, deletion at around 5018983) yields the protein MQPNAGHRAIADWQRQAQVTVVTQNVDDLHERAGSAPVHHLHGSLFEFRCARCGLPYSEPLPLMAEPAIEVEPPVCACGGLIRPDIVCGSAKPCRRVRGAKPSRRRRTPT from the coding sequence GTGCAACCCAACGCCGGGCATCGCGCGATCGCGGACTGGCAACGGCAGGCCCAGGTCACCGTGGTGACGCAGAACGTCGACGACCTGCACGAGCGCGCCGGCAGCGCTCCGGTTCATCACCTGCACGGCAGCCTCTTCGAATTTCGTTGTGCGCGTTGCGGTTTGCCGTACTCTGAGCCACTACCGCTGATGGCCGAACCGGCGATCGAAGTCGAACCTCCGGTGTGCGCCTGCGGCGGGTTGATCCGGCCCGACATCGTGTGTGGTTCGGCGAAGCCCTGCCGCAGGGTCCGTGGCGCCAAGCCGTCGAGGCGACGGAGAACGCCGACCTGA
- the lpqW gene encoding putative monoacyl phosphatidylinositol tetramannoside-binding protein LpqW, translating to MLHRARYLLVAIGVLVAAIGLVLSGCTVSPPPAPQSTDTPHSTPPPPQRPTQIIMGIDSIGAGFNPHLLSDLSPVNAAISALVLPSAFRPVPDANSSTGSRWEMDPTLLVSAEVTSENPFTVSYKIRPEASWTDNAPIAADDFWYLWRQMVGEPGVVDPAGYDLITSVQSLEGGKQAVVTFAQPYPAWRELFSNLLPAHIVKDVPGGFASGLARTLPVTGGQFRVENIDPQRDEILIARNDRYWGPPAKPALIQFRRAGAPAALADSVRNGDTQVAQVHGGSAAFAQLSAIPDVRTARIVTPRVMQLTLRANEPKLADAQVRKAILGLLDVDLLAAVGAGSDNTVTLAQAQVRSPSDPGYVPTAPPALSRTAALGLLEAAGFQVESTTSVPPTPPASTEPTEVVRGRISKDGKQLSLVIGVAANDPTSVAVANTAADQLRNVGIAASVLALDPVTLYRDALHNHQIDALVGWHQAGGNLATSLAARFGCPALQATAVPPPGASPPPSPGPVASTGATASAGPDTTEPPTTPSRPPEPGALVKAPSNLTGICDRSIQSNIDAALNGSKNINDVIVAVEPRLWNMATVLPILQDTTIVAAGPSVQNVSLTGAVPVGIVGDAGQWVKIGS from the coding sequence GTGCTGCACCGGGCCCGCTACCTGCTGGTGGCGATCGGCGTGCTGGTCGCCGCGATCGGCTTGGTGCTGTCGGGTTGCACGGTGAGTCCGCCGCCGGCCCCGCAGAGCACCGACACCCCGCACAGCACGCCGCCACCCCCGCAGCGGCCCACCCAGATCATCATGGGCATCGACTCGATCGGTGCCGGCTTCAACCCGCATCTGCTCTCGGACCTGTCCCCGGTGAACGCGGCAATCAGCGCTTTGGTGCTGCCGAGCGCGTTCCGGCCGGTTCCCGACGCCAACTCGTCGACGGGTTCGCGCTGGGAAATGGACCCCACGCTGCTGGTGTCTGCCGAGGTGACCAGCGAAAACCCGTTCACGGTCAGCTACAAGATCCGGCCGGAAGCATCCTGGACGGACAATGCGCCGATCGCCGCCGACGACTTCTGGTACCTGTGGCGCCAGATGGTCGGCGAACCCGGAGTGGTGGATCCGGCCGGCTACGACCTGATCACGTCGGTCCAGTCGCTCGAGGGCGGCAAGCAGGCCGTGGTCACCTTCGCCCAGCCGTACCCCGCCTGGCGGGAGCTGTTCAGCAACCTGCTGCCCGCGCACATCGTCAAGGACGTCCCGGGCGGCTTCGCGTCCGGGCTGGCCCGCACCCTGCCGGTGACCGGGGGGCAGTTCCGGGTGGAGAACATCGACCCACAGCGCGACGAGATCCTGATCGCCCGCAACGACCGTTACTGGGGACCGCCGGCGAAACCCGCGCTGATCCAGTTCCGCCGCGCGGGAGCGCCTGCCGCGCTGGCCGATTCGGTCCGCAACGGCGACACCCAGGTCGCTCAGGTGCACGGCGGTTCGGCCGCCTTCGCGCAGCTGTCGGCGATTCCCGACGTGCGGACGGCCCGGATCGTGACCCCGCGCGTCATGCAGCTGACCCTGCGCGCCAACGAGCCCAAGTTGGCCGACGCGCAGGTCCGCAAGGCCATCCTGGGGTTGCTCGACGTCGACCTGCTGGCCGCGGTCGGCGCCGGTAGCGACAACACCGTCACCCTGGCCCAGGCGCAGGTCCGCTCGCCCAGCGATCCCGGCTATGTGCCGACCGCGCCGCCGGCGCTGAGCAGGACGGCGGCGCTGGGGCTGTTGGAGGCCGCGGGGTTCCAGGTCGAAAGCACCACGTCGGTGCCGCCGACCCCGCCGGCGAGTACCGAGCCGACCGAGGTGGTGCGCGGCCGGATAAGCAAGGACGGCAAGCAACTGTCGCTGGTCATCGGGGTGGCCGCCAACGATCCGACTTCGGTGGCGGTGGCCAACACGGCCGCCGACCAGTTGCGCAACGTCGGTATCGCCGCCAGCGTGCTGGCGCTGGATCCGGTGACGCTGTACCGCGACGCGCTGCACAACCACCAGATCGACGCGCTGGTGGGCTGGCATCAAGCGGGCGGCAACCTGGCCACGTCGCTGGCGGCGCGGTTCGGTTGTCCCGCGCTGCAGGCAACCGCCGTTCCGCCGCCCGGCGCTTCGCCGCCGCCATCGCCCGGTCCGGTCGCCTCCACCGGCGCGACGGCATCGGCCGGTCCGGACACCACCGAGCCGCCGACTACGCCGAGCCGCCCGCCGGAGCCCGGTGCGCTGGTGAAAGCGCCGTCCAATCTCACCGGCATTTGTGACCGCAGTATTCAGTCCAATATCGACGCCGCCCTCAACGGGTCCAAGAACATCAACGACGTCATCGTCGCCGTGGAGCCGCGGCTGTGGAACATGGCGACGGTCTTGCCGATCCTGCAGGACACCACCATCGTCGCGGCCGGGCCCAGCGTGCAGAATGTCAGCCTGACCGGCGCGGTGCCGGTCGGCATCGTCGGCGACGCGGGCCAGTGGGTCAAGATCGGTTCCTAG